The genomic DNA GGCGCAATCCCATACTCTACATTAGTAAGCATTATATTCGCAACGCTATTTTTACTGAGCAGTGCATTTTGCGCAGGAAAAGCACGTCAAATGAAAGGTTAATTTCACATGTTTTAAAAAAAGCCAACTGTTTGTAAATCATGCCAAAAAGAAATAAAAACATATGAAAAAGCGTGGATTCATATGCCATTTCCAGCAAGCGGCATAACAAATATGAAAAAGTATATTGAGCTAGACGGAGATGTGTATTGCAAATCATGCATCCAAATCATAAGTAAAACGAAATAAAAAAAGCTTTGCGCTCACTGCGCAAAGCTTTTTTTCATATATTATAGACCAGCTTGCTCTTTTAAAGCTGCAGCTTTGTCTGTACGTTCCCATGATAGATCTACATCAGTACGTCCGAAGTGGCCGTAAGCTGCTGTTTGTTTGTAAATTGGGCGACGTAAGTCTAGCATTTTAATAATACCAGCTGGGCGAAGATCGAAGTTGTTACGAACTAGTTCTACTAGTACGTCTTCAGATACTTTACCAGTGCCGAATGTATCAACTGAAATTGATACTGGTTGTGCTACACCGATTGCGTATGCAAGTTGTACTTCTGCTTTATCAGCAAGACCAGCTGCTACGATGTTTTTCGCAACATAACGAGCTGCATATGCTGCAGAGCGGTCAACTTTTGTTGCATCTTTACCAGAGAATGCACCACCACCGTGGCGAGCGTATCCACCGTAAGTATCAACGATGATTTTACGTCCTGTTAAACCAGCATCACCTTGTGGTCCACCAATTACGAAGCGACCAGTTGGGTTAATGAAGAATTTCGTTTCTCCATCCATTAATTCTGCTGGAACTACAGTCTTAATTACATGCTCTTTTAAATCGCGATCGATTTCTTCCCATGTAACATCTGGATGATGCTGTGTAGAAATTACAATTGTATCTACACGTACAGGTTTACCATTTTCATCATACTCAACTGTAACTTGCGTTTTTCCATCCGGACGTAAGTATGATAATGTGTCATCTTTACGTACTTCAGTTAAACGGCGAGCTAATTTGTGAGCAAGCGAGATTGGAAGTGGCATTAATTCTTGTGTCTCATTACATGCGAAACCAAACATTAAACCTTGGTCTCCTGCACCAATTGCCTCAATCTCAGCGTCAGTCATTTGACCTTCGCGTGCTTCTAGCGCTTGGTCAACACCCATAGCGATGTCAGCAGATTGCTCATCGATAGATGTTAAAACTGCACAAGTTTCTGCATCGAATCCGTATTTTGCGCGTGTGTAACCAATGCCTTGAATTGTTTCACGAACGATTTTTGGAATATCTACGTAAGTAGAAGTCGTAATTTCCCCCGCTACCAATACTAAACCAGTTGTTACAGTTGTTTCACAAGCTACACGTGCATTTGCGTCTTTTGATAAGATCGCATCTAAAATTGAATCAGAAATTTGGTCACAAATTTTATCTGGATGTCCTTCAGTTACAGACTCAGATGTGAACAGATGACGTTTTTTTGTCATGTGGTAAACCTCCCTACAGTAATTGTATATATT from Bacillus basilensis includes the following:
- the metK gene encoding methionine adenosyltransferase → MTKKRHLFTSESVTEGHPDKICDQISDSILDAILSKDANARVACETTVTTGLVLVAGEITTSTYVDIPKIVRETIQGIGYTRAKYGFDAETCAVLTSIDEQSADIAMGVDQALEAREGQMTDAEIEAIGAGDQGLMFGFACNETQELMPLPISLAHKLARRLTEVRKDDTLSYLRPDGKTQVTVEYDENGKPVRVDTIVISTQHHPDVTWEEIDRDLKEHVIKTVVPAELMDGETKFFINPTGRFVIGGPQGDAGLTGRKIIVDTYGGYARHGGGAFSGKDATKVDRSAAYAARYVAKNIVAAGLADKAEVQLAYAIGVAQPVSISVDTFGTGKVSEDVLVELVRNNFDLRPAGIIKMLDLRRPIYKQTAAYGHFGRTDVDLSWERTDKAAALKEQAGL